In Saccharolobus solfataricus, a genomic segment contains:
- a CDS encoding FMN-binding glutamate synthase family protein, translating to MLVYNKYLPIPKQFNDEFWTVEKVEHIRYLSLTGKPYKIFNEDMNSLRVLDKVRFKLDKATSISLTPKANLELEFSGIYMKSPLYLGDMSYGALSGNPNIAIATAADLTETLAGTGEGGLHPEVAKHKRIFVQWASARFGVDIRVLTAGMGVVIKIGQGAKPGIGGHLPGNKVTEPISLTRRIPIGIDAISPAPHHDIYSIEDLGQRIEALKEATGRPVFVKVAATNYIPYIVSGIARMGADGVIIDGHGAGTGATPVVIRDNVGIPIELAIASADKILRREGLRDKFTIIAAGRVSSATDAAKLFALGADIVSVGTGALIAMGCVMVHKCHVGSCPTGLTAKIDGTRVVDTEFGVKMLVNFINGFSLELANILDNLGLNNIRELRGRRDLLYGHGLSKDTLETLGIDGTEDEANPKLGELWNRRIIAYMHELMNKGNPVITSMGSTAPPDVEKPARIIDWLRSDGAQVTRPSIDPYREDVDTSFYLKGGEIYLSLPIIFDITEAPLEYKEAFSWSALALSSAVFDYETIDKYAEVFISSDGRGIARWSRNEIYENSYLLIPADENVIDEVIGMGVQGFIIDEDSGNSDLELVVSALDTKLKEVGVRNHYDILAKSSRLRHSADAFKLILLGADSVIMPYFILEKAIGEGNKGNLKEKAFSLITGMKKEIALLAGAAGVYSVQSTLTGNRELLRSINLNHSIRKALRIKPAGSL from the coding sequence TTGCTCGTATACAACAAATATCTACCAATACCAAAACAATTTAATGACGAATTTTGGACTGTGGAAAAGGTAGAACACATCAGATATCTCTCTTTAACAGGAAAGCCTTATAAAATATTTAATGAGGACATGAACTCTTTAAGAGTATTAGACAAGGTTAGATTTAAGCTCGATAAAGCAACTTCAATATCTTTGACCCCTAAGGCAAATCTAGAGCTAGAATTTTCTGGAATTTACATGAAGTCTCCATTATATCTAGGTGATATGTCTTATGGAGCGTTGAGTGGTAATCCAAATATAGCAATTGCCACTGCGGCTGATTTGACTGAAACTCTAGCTGGTACCGGAGAAGGTGGTCTGCACCCAGAAGTTGCTAAACATAAGAGGATTTTTGTACAGTGGGCCTCAGCTAGATTCGGCGTTGATATTAGAGTTTTAACTGCTGGTATGGGGGTTGTAATAAAAATTGGGCAAGGAGCTAAGCCTGGAATTGGCGGTCATTTACCAGGCAATAAAGTTACTGAGCCAATATCTTTAACTAGAAGGATCCCAATCGGTATAGATGCCATATCTCCAGCACCTCACCATGACATTTATTCCATTGAGGATCTTGGGCAAAGAATAGAGGCATTAAAAGAAGCCACTGGAAGGCCTGTTTTCGTTAAAGTGGCAGCAACTAACTACATTCCTTATATAGTGTCTGGTATTGCCAGAATGGGGGCTGATGGTGTTATAATAGATGGACATGGAGCAGGGACGGGTGCTACACCTGTTGTTATAAGGGATAACGTTGGCATACCAATAGAGCTAGCTATAGCCTCAGCTGACAAGATTTTAAGGAGAGAAGGCCTTAGGGATAAGTTTACTATCATAGCTGCTGGTAGGGTTTCGTCAGCTACGGATGCTGCCAAACTATTTGCTTTAGGTGCTGATATAGTAAGTGTTGGTACTGGAGCCTTAATTGCCATGGGCTGTGTCATGGTACATAAGTGTCATGTAGGCTCATGTCCTACAGGTTTGACTGCAAAGATTGATGGAACTAGAGTAGTTGATACAGAGTTTGGAGTTAAGATGTTAGTTAATTTTATTAATGGGTTTTCTCTTGAATTAGCCAATATTTTAGACAATTTAGGGTTAAATAATATTAGAGAGCTTAGGGGTAGAAGAGATCTCCTTTACGGGCATGGTTTGAGTAAAGATACTTTAGAAACTCTAGGAATTGACGGTACAGAGGATGAAGCGAATCCTAAATTGGGTGAATTGTGGAATAGGAGAATTATTGCTTATATGCACGAATTGATGAATAAGGGAAATCCAGTAATAACTAGCATGGGAAGTACTGCACCACCAGATGTGGAGAAACCAGCTAGAATAATTGATTGGCTCAGATCTGATGGAGCTCAAGTTACTAGGCCTTCAATAGATCCTTATAGGGAAGACGTAGATACTTCCTTTTATCTTAAAGGTGGAGAGATATACTTATCCCTTCCAATAATTTTTGACATCACTGAAGCTCCTTTAGAGTATAAGGAAGCGTTCAGTTGGAGTGCCCTAGCGTTGTCTTCAGCAGTTTTCGATTACGAAACTATTGACAAGTACGCAGAAGTTTTCATAAGTAGTGATGGAAGAGGTATCGCTAGGTGGAGTAGGAACGAGATTTATGAAAACTCGTATCTCTTGATACCCGCGGATGAGAACGTAATAGATGAAGTTATTGGAATGGGTGTTCAAGGGTTCATAATTGATGAGGACAGCGGAAATAGTGATCTAGAATTGGTTGTTAGTGCTTTAGATACCAAATTAAAGGAAGTGGGTGTTAGAAATCATTATGATATTTTAGCTAAATCAAGCAGACTAAGACATTCTGCAGACGCTTTCAAATTGATTCTATTAGGTGCGGATTCTGTCATAATGCCTTACTTTATTTTAGAAAAAGCCATAGGTGAGGGAAATAAGGGTAATTTGAAAGAAAAAGCCTTCAGTCTCATAACTGGAATGAAGAAGGAAATAGCATTGCTTGCTGGTGCAGCTGGAGTTTATAGTGTCCAATCCACCTTGACTGGTAATAGGGAGTTATTACGTTCTATCAATTTGAATCATTCTATAAGGAAAGCACTTAGAATAAAACCAGCGGGGTCTTTATAA
- a CDS encoding integrase, with translation MNPGSPAWEAGIRGTPPKTPDANDDELKGVRIIDSNLTSSNNSEISASDLLKFEFTLRQKKITDKTIKEYINCVKQGRKESNNCIKAWRNFYKLVLNRDPPESLKIKRTKPDLRVPTLEEVRKTLSTVKEYPNLYLFYRLLLESGSRESEALKVLNDYNPQNEIREEGFSIYILNWTRGQKKSFYIFHVTELKQIKISKAYVDKYVRRLNLVPPKYIRKFFATKALELGIPSEVVDFLEGRTPGDILTKHYLDLLTLAKKYYPLYAEWLYTF, from the coding sequence TTGAACCCGGGATCACCGGCTTGGGAGGCCGGCATTAGGGGGACACCCCCTAAGACCCCCGATGCTAATGATGATGAATTGAAAGGAGTTAGAATAATTGACTCTAATCTAACGTCTTCTAACAACTCTGAAATTTCCGCATCAGATTTACTCAAATTCGAATTTACACTTAGGCAGAAAAAAATTACAGATAAAACGATAAAAGAATATATCAACTGTGTAAAGCAAGGAAGAAAAGAAAGCAATAACTGCATAAAAGCGTGGCGTAACTTCTATAAGCTTGTACTTAACAGAGACCCGCCCGAAAGTTTGAAAATAAAAAGAACGAAACCCGATTTACGAGTCCCCACATTAGAGGAAGTACGAAAAACGTTAAGCACTGTCAAAGAATATCCTAATTTATATTTATTTTACAGACTGCTTTTGGAAAGCGGTTCAAGGGAATCTGAAGCACTTAAAGTGCTGAACGACTACAACCCGCAAAACGAAATTAGGGAAGAAGGATTCAGCATATATATACTTAACTGGACAAGGGGTCAAAAGAAGAGCTTTTACATCTTTCATGTCACAGAGCTAAAACAAATTAAGATCTCTAAAGCCTATGTGGACAAATATGTTAGGAGGCTTAATCTAGTTCCTCCTAAGTATATCCGAAAATTCTTTGCCACCAAAGCCTTAGAACTAGGTATCCCCAGTGAGGTTGTTGACTTCTTAGAGGGTAGGACACCCGGCGATATTTTGACAAAGCATTACTTAGACTTATTGACCCTAGCGAAAAAGTACTATCCCTTGTATGCTGAATGGTTGTATACATTTTGA
- a CDS encoding NTP-binding motif containing protein: MSQKKNEMLWLAQKIVSAYNNVGFVSAVIFGKQGSGKTTYAFKVSRDVFWKLNNLSTKDDAWQYVQNSYFFELPDALSKIQDAIDNDYRIPLLIFDDAGIWLSKYVWYEDYMKTFYKIYALIRTRVSAVIFTTPSPEDLAFYLREKGWYQIRVTMVNRKTMTARATLYSKDFGRNSKGEIVTQVKKKALDLFKVQIPDIIYKEYMQRRRETERKLLQELRQILSTLNVNNSVN; the protein is encoded by the coding sequence ATGTCACAGAAGAAGAATGAGATGTTGTGGTTAGCTCAGAAAATCGTTTCAGCATACAACAATGTAGGCTTTGTGTCCGCGGTGATTTTTGGAAAGCAGGGAAGCGGGAAGACTACATACGCTTTCAAGGTCTCTAGGGATGTGTTTTGGAAACTCAACAACTTGAGTACTAAAGATGACGCATGGCAATACGTTCAGAACTCCTATTTCTTTGAACTTCCTGACGCGTTAAGTAAAATCCAAGATGCGATTGATAACGACTACCGGATCCCGTTACTCATCTTTGACGACGCGGGCATATGGCTGAGTAAGTACGTATGGTATGAAGACTATATGAAAACGTTCTACAAGATATACGCTCTTATCAGGACTAGAGTTAGTGCGGTTATCTTTACAACGCCTAGCCCGGAAGACCTGGCGTTTTACTTAAGGGAAAAAGGATGGTATCAGATACGGGTGACGATGGTAAATCGTAAGACGATGACAGCTAGGGCGACACTGTACTCCAAAGACTTTGGGCGTAACAGCAAAGGTGAAATCGTTACCCAGGTGAAGAAAAAGGCGTTAGACTTATTTAAAGTGCAAATTCCAGATATTATATATAAGGAATATATGCAAAGAAGAAGAGAGACTGAACGCAAACTTTTACAGGAGTTAAGACAAATTCTGTCAACTTTGAACGTAAACAACAGCGTAAACTAG
- a CDS encoding B277 family protein, with protein sequence MSTDGKLVSVYEEKIRNAKSLEELKQVWDEVQLQVADHKTQKRLWKAKEKREFELKYQEFEKLKAELSQKKKKVKKERVDVKVKITKKWINSRLFTAEHYIAMLQQSKDGLQLLFLRRAKLVENQGYLMLEVKKMKKVWVLNGEPLLLEKNKFPFGKKFVAVWFTLPDYPYTLNLVVDEKIRQLTLKTLNAPQIIHSVIKTKFFEALAKVGAGPDLMMLIIGVIMGVGIGVAIGFGIANANLTHLLSQHVANTTTTHLATTTTTTTPFTIPSNNTKG encoded by the coding sequence TTGTCAACTGATGGGAAACTTGTTTCTGTTTATGAGGAAAAAATAAGGAATGCGAAGTCATTAGAGGAGTTGAAACAGGTATGGGATGAGGTACAATTACAAGTAGCAGACCACAAAACGCAGAAGAGGTTGTGGAAGGCTAAAGAGAAAAGGGAATTCGAGTTAAAGTATCAGGAGTTTGAAAAACTAAAAGCGGAGCTTTCACAAAAGAAGAAAAAGGTAAAGAAAGAGAGAGTCGATGTAAAGGTAAAAATCACAAAGAAATGGATCAACTCACGGTTATTCACTGCAGAACATTACATAGCCATGTTACAGCAATCGAAAGATGGTCTACAATTACTGTTCTTACGCCGGGCAAAACTAGTAGAGAATCAAGGGTATCTAATGCTAGAAGTGAAAAAGATGAAGAAGGTGTGGGTTCTTAACGGGGAACCTCTTCTTCTTGAAAAGAACAAATTCCCATTCGGAAAGAAGTTTGTGGCGGTCTGGTTTACTTTGCCCGATTATCCTTACACACTCAACTTGGTGGTAGATGAGAAGATTAGACAGCTTACATTAAAGACTCTGAATGCTCCACAGATTATTCATTCAGTCATAAAGACTAAGTTCTTTGAGGCGTTAGCAAAAGTAGGGGCGGGACCTGATCTGATGATGTTAATAATAGGTGTGATTATGGGTGTCGGAATAGGAGTGGCAATTGGTTTTGGTATAGCAAACGCAAACTTAACGCATCTACTCAGTCAACATGTGGCAAACACAACAACAACTCATTTAGCTACTACAACAACTACAACCACACCGTTTACGATTCCTTCAAACAATACAAAGGGGTGA
- a CDS encoding DUF5493 family protein, with protein sequence MMSALGDIIYVLAILIPLLGLVIRNFMLNLMGFVMGTIGFLVFVSNQTDITFSASTFYISFLPLAFGLINFAFFFEWLREERI encoded by the coding sequence TTGATGAGTGCGTTAGGGGACATCATATACGTTTTAGCTATTCTGATTCCTCTTTTGGGTTTGGTCATAAGGAACTTTATGCTAAACCTAATGGGCTTTGTGATGGGGACAATAGGGTTTTTGGTGTTCGTGAGTAATCAGACAGACATAACGTTTTCTGCATCAACATTTTACATATCGTTCCTACCACTGGCATTTGGACTAATCAATTTTGCCTTCTTCTTTGAGTGGCTGAGGGAGGAAAGGATATGA
- a CDS encoding V1/V3 family capsid protein produces the protein MEELNIKQILFLAIFLVIGVVLFQPIISYVNNVTTSGTYTTIISGTLTQTSFVSNPNYVGSSNAPLVSLVPLFYLIVLIVVPAVVAYKIYKD, from the coding sequence ATGGAGGAGTTAAATATTAAGCAAATTCTTTTTTTGGCTATCTTTCTTGTTATTGGTGTAGTTCTGTTTCAGCCGATAATCAGTTATGTGAATAATGTAACAACATCTGGGACATACACTACTATTATATCCGGTACATTAACGCAAACATCATTTGTTTCCAATCCTAACTATGTAGGATCATCAAACGCCCCACTGGTTTCGTTAGTCCCACTCTTCTACCTGATAGTCTTAATTGTTGTACCCGCGGTTGTAGCTTACAAGATCTACAAAGATTAG
- a CDS encoding VP1/VP3 family protein, translating into MATRLMLSPKSKKAEGSINIGVLLGLFIFILIGIVLLPVITSQVTNLTGGTNPQVTGTNATLLNLVPLFYILVLIIVPAVIAYKIYRD; encoded by the coding sequence ATGGCCACCAGACTAATGCTAAGCCCCAAATCAAAGAAAGCTGAGGGATCTATTAATATAGGGGTTTTGCTGGGTCTGTTCATCTTCATCCTAATCGGCATAGTGCTTTTGCCAGTCATCACATCACAAGTTACTAATTTAACTGGCGGAACTAATCCACAGGTAACCGGGACAAACGCCACACTGTTAAACCTAGTGCCGTTATTCTACATCCTAGTGCTTATAATTGTCCCCGCGGTCATAGCGTATAAGATATATCGTGACTGA
- a CDS encoding transcriptional regulator translates to MSDYNSNSVRAKILRRKILELIAENYILSASLISHTLLLSYTTVLRHLKILNEQGYIELYKQGRILYAKIRENSKQIQILYTELEGFKKTSENLDLNKDGHQTNAKPQIKES, encoded by the coding sequence ATGAGCGACTATAACTCCAACAGTGTTAGGGCGAAAATCCTAAGAAGAAAGATCCTTGAGCTGATAGCAGAGAACTATATACTCTCAGCGTCTCTCATCAGTCACACACTACTACTCTCATACACAACAGTTTTACGCCATCTTAAGATTTTGAATGAACAGGGCTATATCGAATTGTACAAACAGGGGCGTATATTATACGCAAAAATACGCGAAAACTCGAAACAAATTCAGATTCTGTATACAGAACTAGAGGGGTTTAAAAAGACTAGTGAAAACCTGGATTTGAACAAAGATGGCCACCAGACTAATGCTAAGCCCCAAATCAAAGAAAGCTGA
- a CDS encoding C166 family protein translates to MVGMGTKLIVYVLLFDVFLSLMVGAYSGITPPSIPPEPSYSLAQEIASSIVWTVGWGPLTLWGPVTLIPPFSILGANFPGLTLPGLTIPGVTLFSISFSWLAPILYLANWIVWIFQVISSVVGYLFSIFTSSISLLANVPTVGPFLTAFTLIINFILIWELVKLIRGYGL, encoded by the coding sequence GTGGTAGGGATGGGGACTAAGCTAATAGTTTACGTTTTACTGTTTGATGTCTTCTTATCACTGATGGTGGGTGCTTATTCGGGTATAACACCGCCTAGTATCCCGCCAGAACCCAGTTACTCTTTGGCACAAGAAATAGCATCCTCAATCGTTTGGACTGTGGGCTGGGGACCTCTGACACTTTGGGGACCAGTCACATTAATCCCGCCATTTTCAATACTGGGGGCTAACTTTCCCGGTTTGACGTTACCGGGTTTAACCATTCCCGGTGTAACGTTATTTTCCATATCATTCTCATGGTTAGCTCCAATTCTCTATTTGGCGAATTGGATAGTCTGGATCTTTCAAGTAATTTCGAGTGTTGTCGGTTATCTCTTCAGCATCTTCACTTCTTCTATAAGCTTGTTAGCGAATGTACCTACCGTGGGACCGTTTCTGACAGCATTTACACTTATCATTAACTTCATACTCATTTGGGAATTGGTGAAGTTGATTAGGGGTTATGGGTTATGA
- a CDS encoding DUF5489 family protein, which yields MTDAISLALSTGLGPVVAIIIILVMMGLTYKMAGKIPSILVGIASTFALMFLDFLPLFWAITVIFALIAGLVLGGRDGD from the coding sequence ATGACAGATGCTATTTCTTTAGCGTTAAGCACAGGATTAGGACCCGTTGTAGCAATAATCATTATTCTAGTCATGATGGGGTTGACATACAAGATGGCGGGAAAGATACCTTCAATTCTAGTGGGTATTGCATCAACTTTTGCACTGATGTTTCTAGACTTTCTGCCATTATTCTGGGCCATTACGGTTATCTTTGCGTTAATTGCCGGTCTGGTCTTGGGTGGTAGGGATGGGGACTAA